The Plasmodium sp. gorilla clade G2 genome assembly, chromosome: 4 genome has a segment encoding these proteins:
- a CDS encoding phosphoglucomutase-2 → MFVNFFNKLNIPKSLRTNFNFKRRFSETKQNIQIKYIKENKKKYVFYTAVTSLSLSIALTYAYEKFVLYKWNRKYDYYYNPNIKFFQKKEKKEGKKDKKNTTKHIILVRHGQYERRYKDDETSKRLTKEGCKQADITGKKLKDILNNKKVSVIYHSDMIRAKETANIISKYFPDANLINDPNLNEGTPYLPDPLPRHSKFDAQKIKEDNKRINKAYETYFYKPSGDEDEYQLVICHGNVIRYFLCRALQIPLFAWLRFSSYNCGITWLVLDDEGSVVLREFGSVSHLPFESVTYF, encoded by the coding sequence ATgtttgtaaatttttttaataaattaaatatccCCAAAAGTTTAAGAACAAATTTTAACTTTAAAAGAAGATTTAGTGAGACGaaacaaaatattcaaataaaatatattaaagaaaataaaaagaaatatgtattttatacaGCAGTTACGTCATTATCCTTATCAATAGCTTTGACTTATGCATATGAGAAATTCGTACTTTATAAGTGGAATCGtaaatatgattattattataatccaaatataaaattttttcaaaagaaagaaaaaaaagaaggtaaaaaagataaaaagaatacaacgaaacatattatattagtTAGACATGGACAATATGAAAGAAGATATAAAGATGATGAGACTTCTAAACGTTTAACTAAAGAAGGATGTAAACAAGCTGATATAACTggtaaaaaattaaaagatattttaaataataaaaaagttaGTGTTATTTATCATTCAGATATGATAAGAGCTAAAGAAACTGCTAATATTATAAGTAAATATTTTCCTGATgctaatttaataaatgatcCAAATTTAAATGAAGGAACCCCTTATTTACCTGATCCTCTTCCAAGACATTCAAAATTTGATGctcaaaaaattaaagaagataataaaagaataaataaagcTTATGaaacttatttttataaacctAGTGGTGATGAAGATGAATATCAATTAGTAATATGTCATGGAAATGTAATTAGATATTTCTTGTGTAGGGCTTTACAAATTCCTTTATTTGCATGGTTACGATTTTCAAGTTATAATTGTGGTATTACATGGTTAGTTTTAGATGATGAGGGTTCTGTAGTTTTAAGAGAATTTGGTTCCGTCTCTCACCTTCCCTTTGAAAGtgtaacatatttttaa
- a CDS encoding 26S proteasome AAA-ATPase subunit RPT3, putative: protein MESVNKCLTEEDYYIRLKNLKKQIDILNIQEDYIKEEHKNLKRELIRSKNEIKRIQSVPLIIGQFLDIIDNNYGIVSSTAGSNYYVRILSTLNKEDLKPSVSVALHRHSHSIVNILPSESDSSIQLLQITERPNVKYTDLGGLDMQKQEMKEAVELPLTCPELYEKIGIEPPMGILIYGPPGTGKTMLVKAVANETQVTFIGVVGSEFVQKYLGEGPRMVRDVFRLARENSPSIIFIDEVDAIATKRFDAQTGADREVQRILLELLNQMDGFDKSTNVKVIMATNRADTLDPALLRPGRLDRKIEFPLPDRKQKRLIFQTIISKMNVSSDVNIESFVVRTDKISAADIAAIAQEAGMQAIRKNRYIITANDFEQGYRTHVRKQLRDYEFYNI from the exons ATGGAAAGTGTAAATAAATGTTTAACTGAAGAggattattatataagattgaaaaatttaaaaaaacaaattgacattttaaatatccaa gAGGATTATATTAAAGAAGAACATAAAAATTTGAAAAGGGAATTAATAAGgtcaaaaaatgaaataaaaagaatacaaAGTGTTCCCCTAATTATAGGTCAATTTTTAGATATTATTGATAACAATTATGGAATAGTAAGTAGTACGGCAGGTTCAAATTATTATGTAAGAATACTGTCGACTTTAAACAAGGAGGATTTGAAACCATCAGTCAGTGTAGCTTTACACAGACATAGTCATTCAATAGTAAATATTTTACCATCTGAATCAGATAGTAGTATACAATTATTACAAATTACTGAGAGACCAAATGTGAAATATACAGATTTAGGTGGATTAGATATGCAAAAACAAGAAATGAAAGAAGCCGTGGAATTACCTTTAACTTGTCcagaattatatgaaaaaattggAATTGAACCACCGATGggtattttaatttatggTCCACCAGGTACTGGTAAAACCATGTTAGTTAAAGCAGTGGCTAATGAAACTCAGGTTACTTTTATTGGTGTTGTTGGATCTGAATTTgttcaaaaatatttaggAGAAGGACCAAGAATGGTACGTGATGTATTCAGATTGGCTAGAGAAAATTCTCCATcgattatttttatagatgAAGTAGATGCAATTGCAACTAAAAGATTTGATGCACAAACAGGTGCAGATAGAGAAGTTCAAAGAATTTTATTGGAATTATTAAATCAAATGGATGGTTTTGATAAATCTACTAATGTTAAAGTTATTATGGCTACTAACAGAGCAGATACTTTAGATCCTGCTTTGTTAAGACCAGGAAGATTAGATAGAAAAATTGAATTTCCTTTACCAGatagaaaacaaaaaagattAATCTTCCAAACAATTATTAGTAAAATGAATGTTAGTAGTGATGTAAATATAGAAAGTTTTGTAGTAAGAACTGATAAAATCAGTGCAGCTGATATTGCTGCCATAGCACAAGAAGCAGGTATGCAAgctataagaaaaaatagatatattattacagcAAATGATTTTGAACAGGGATACAGAACACATGTTAGAAAGCAATTAAGAGATtatgaattttataatatctaa
- a CDS encoding lysine decarboxylase-like protein, putative, which translates to MEKRNDSNTSDIESDNGEVEVHEIYNKSNFINGRGARLVRILSEFVGVQDALRDEGIFFTVVVFGSSRSLSQEKYDSKKRKLERKLEKFQEQITNNIDIDEEELRECEKLKKELERLEKLKWTGEYYKKIYELSKRLTNYFNTEEGQKTVHNISSQLPKVHNFLPNEKGEQNPNNFTVAICTGGGPGFMEAANKGSKEANGRSLGFMISLPFEKGANQYVDRNLSFKFHYFFTRKFWLIYLSLAFIVLPGGFGTLDELMEILTLKQCKKFKRNVPIVLIGKDFWSDILNFKKLAEYGLISQDDLNGIFITDCIDEAYNHVITHLKKPCYLADGK; encoded by the coding sequence atggaaaaaagaaatgatagTAATACAAGTGATATAGAGAGTGATAACGGTGAAGTAGAAGTACatgaaatttataataaaagtaattttattaatggAAGAGGAGCAAGATTAGTTCGTATATTATCAGAATTTGTTGGTGTTCAAGATGCGCTAAGAGATGAAGGTATTTTTTTTACGGTGGTCGTTTTTGGATCTTCTAGATCTTTAAGTcaagaaaaatatgattcgaaaaaaagaaaattagaAAGAAAATTAGAAAAGTTTCAAGAGcaaataacaaataatattgatattgatgaagaagaattaAGGGAAtgtgaaaaattaaaaaaagaattagaaagattagaaaaattaaaatggacaggtgaatattataaaaagatatatgaACTTTCTAAAAGATtaacaaattattttaatacagAAGAAGGACAAAAAACTGttcataatatatcatcTCAGTTACCAAAggtacataattttttaccTAATGAAAAAGGAGAACAAAATCCAAATAATTTTACTGTTGCTATTTGTACTGGTGGTGGACCAGGATTTATGGAAGCAGCCAATAAAGGAAGTAAAGAAGCTAATGGAAGATCATTGGGATTTATGATTTCATTACCTTTTGAAAAGGGAGCTAATCAATATGTTGATCGaaatttatcttttaaatttcattatttttttaccaGAAAATTCTggttaatttatttatcgTTAGCATTTATTGTATTGCCAGGAGGATTTGGTACGTTAGATGAATTAATGGAAATATTAACTTTAAAACAATGTaagaaatttaaaagaaatgtaCCTATTGTATTAATAGGAAAAGATTTCTGGTCAGACATTttgaattttaaaaaattagcTGAATATGGTCTTATATCTCAGGATGATTTAAATGGTATATTTATAACGGATTGTATTGATGAAGCATATAATCATGTAATTACCCATTTAAAAAAACCTTGTTATTTGGCTGAtggtaaataa
- a CDS encoding 50S ribosomal protein L10, putative — MFIKKINIKYLSFSLLVYFIYNTYVYNTIKLQKCYKHEYKKGNFFISSLLLDGKDLRRRRNKGIVHFIRNNIITTNKFKFNKKKNVHEHNNFLLKSRKCDGYRNTKEGKEETIRKIKRILKVTKLLIQLNSFKLSPNLRMDLLINMPRPHVRMHMVKNTLMKLSVKNTPFEAITPHLKESNVYLFIMNENYISFTLYRNKMFSSLYKDYKLNNFIKLSVYENTILNKKETEDLINLKSHKVYFGHVINKINNIITSIPNSILQIPSSIARGIYLNTQKNQ; from the coding sequence atgtttataaaaaagataaatatcaaatatttatcattttcattattagtgtattttatttataatacatatgtttataatacaataaagcttcaaaaatgttataagcatgaatataaaaaagggaATTTCTTCATTTCTTCCTTGTTATTAGACGGAAAAGATttaagaagaagaagaaataaaggCATTGTACattttataagaaataatattattacaactaataaatttaaatttaataagaaaaaaaatgtacatgaacataataatttCCTATTGAAAAGTAGAAAATGTGATGGTTATAGAAATACAAAAGAAGGAAAAGAAGAAACCattagaaaaataaaacGAATTCTAAAAGTTACCaaattattaatacaatTAAATAGTTTTAAATTATCACCGAATTTACGAATggatttattaattaatatgcCTAGACCTCATGTACGTATGCATATGGTAAAAAATACTTTGATGAAATTATCAGTAAAAAATACACCTTTTGAAGCTATTACTCCACATTTAAAAGAAAgtaatgtatatttatttataatgaatgaaaattatatatcatttacactttatagaaataaaatgTTTAGCTCTTTATATAAAGATTATAAACTTAATaactttattaaattatcagTTTATGAAAATACTAtactaaataaaaaagaaacagaAGATCTAATTAACCTAAAATCTCATAAAGTATATTTTGGACAcgttattaataaaattaataatataataacaagTATACCGAATTCTATATTGCAAATACCATCATCTATAGCAAGAggaatttatttaaatacacAAAAGAATCAGTAA
- a CDS encoding ubiquitin carboxyl-terminal hydrolase 13, putative — translation MADIKSVISLISTIVKDEPTKEEVIYLGECSITGHKDFFEDGIFIDLLSFESFSLKFLKCNYNRLSKLSSEGKNHRFYLNIKKKKNLLENIEKKVITNLNINAEGGFNENKVYEYEWEYSVYDIETGIYIKLEDLDEPVQKICKSIINHKNEVKKDNLNKWVNDIKESKYAKDLVQLPGIKIKNENIHCAVCKSTKNIWLNLSDGYIGCGRKIFNYGGGCLNNEEGAALKHFYESGKKYPLVVKIGTITKDGEADVFSYADDENDSVIDPYIGVHLKNLGINIMNLEKTEITTLEKEIEENQNINFSSILDNNIQTICQQGKIGFVNLGNTCYMNSALQVLLSIKDISYRYLNNISNFLLSLDYKKKTHDDLFLQYSKLCYMIFEEDYITKKKQYVKKFKTHCKERNVEINYDSDIDDENSVSINPSMFRNCINQNSNSFCNNNQQDIYEYLSYLINELIDNENNIFDRILKVNNNKRKLNEINNETDEKVNPNEFLNTTSPSNNASNVTKERSLFNYFTFEIEQRIESESNHQSISSFQNNILSLDIPLDTSLLNGDEEKLKNINISLLDCLNNYVKNDNIDEYYCQKEKKKIHAQKCMKFKTFPPYLFIHLKRFYADENWSAKKINIEVKTDEQLNLEFMRVPHNSNDVIINGQKELQTSSGDSMLQKENNLLENHKDILDSLLDFGFEKDKAIEAIKKVKIKNVNNCISYIYGEDTVELDDEANCEKEEVNSNNLDSIINLGVKKEVAMAALILNKNNLQKAIDYIFSNMDDLTDSKCNLIINSNKCNDGLANYELVASIVHIGNNANSGHYICYIKDESKWYICNDNKIGLCEGNLGKDSAYIHLYKRLS, via the exons ATGGCTGATATTAAAAGTGTAATATCTTTAATTTCTACAATTGTAAAAGATGAGCCTACGAAAGAAGAAGTAATATATTTAGGAGAATGCAGTATAac aGGTCATAAAGATTTTTTTGAAGATGGTATATTCATCGATTTATTGTCCTTCGAAAGTTTCAGTTTGAAATTCTTAAAATGTAATTATAACCGATTAAGTAAGTTATCAAGTGAAGGAAAAAATCACCGATTTTActtgaatataaaaaagaagaaaaatttgTTAGagaatatagaaaaaaaagttataacCAATTTGAATATTAATGCGGAAGGTGGTTTTAATGAAAACAAAGTTTATGAATATGAATGGGAATATTCTGTATATGATATAGAGACaggtatttatataaaattagaaGATTTGGATGAACCTGTTCagaaaatatgtaaaagTATAATTAACCATAAAAATGAAGTGAAGAAAGATAATTTAAACAAATGggtaaatgatataaaagaaagtAAGTATGCAAAAGATTTAGTTCAGCTTCCaggaataaaaataaaaaatgaaaatatacattGTGCAGTTTGTAAATCTACGAAAAATATATGGTTAAATTTATCTGATGGATATATTGGTTGTGGAcgaaaaatttttaattatggAGGAGGATgtttaaataatgaagaaggaGCAGctttaaaacatttttacGAAAGTGGGAAGAAATATCCTTTAGTAGTTAAAATAGGTACTATTACAAAAGATGGAGAAGCAGATGTGTTTTCTTATGcagatgatgaaaatgatagTGTAATCGATCCATATATAGGtgttcatttaaaaaatttaggtataaatattatgaatttaGAAAAAACAGAAATAACAActttagaaaaagaaatcgaagaaaatcaaaatattaatttttcatcaattcttgataataatatacaaacaaTATGCCAACAAGGTAAAATCGGTTTTGTCAATTTAGGAAATACATGTTATATGAACAGTGCATTACAAGTTTTGTTATCTATTAAAGATATTAGTTATagatatttaaataatatttcgaATTTCTTATTAAGTTtagattataaaaaaaaaacacatgaTGATCTATTTTTACAATATTCCAAGTTATGCTATATGATATTTGAAGAAGATTAtattactaaaaaaaaacaatatgtcaaaaaattcaaaacaCATTGTAAGGAAAGAAATGTAGAAATTAATTATGATAGTGATATTGATGATGAAAATTCGGTTAGTATTAATCCATCCATGTTTAGAAATTGTATTAACCAAAACAGTAATTcattttgtaataataatcaacaagatatttatgaatatttatcataCTTAATTAATGAGTTGatagataatgaaaataacatATTCGATCGAATCTTAAAAgttaacaataataaaagaaagttgaatgaaattaataatgaAACAGATGAAAAAGTAAACCCAAATGAATTCCTCAATACAACTTCACCATCAAATAATGCTTCTAATGTAACAAAAGAAAGATcactttttaattatttcacATTTGAAATTGAACAAAGAATAGAAAGTGAATCAAATCACCAAAGTATTAGTtcttttcaaaataatatattatcattagatATACCTTTGGATACTTCATTATTAAATGGagatgaagaaaaattaaaaaatattaatatatcattattagattgtttaaataattatgttaaaaatgataacatcgatgaatattattgtcaaaaagaaaaaaaaaaaatacatgcACAAAAATGTATGAAATTTAAAACATTCCCACCTTATCTTTTTATCCACCTTAAGCGTTTTTATGCAGATGAAAACTGGTCagcaaaaaaaattaatattgaAGTTAAAACAGATGAACAACTAAATTTGGAATTCATGAGGGTTCCACACAATTCTAATGATGTTATTATAAATGGACAAAAGGAACTACAAACGAGTTCAGGTGATTCTATGttacaaaaagaaaataatctTTTGGAAAATCATAAAGATATTTTAGATTCTTTGTTAGACTTTGGTTTTGAAAAGGATAAGGCAATAGAGGCAATTAAAaaggtaaaaataaaaaatgtaaataattgtATATCTTATATTTATGGAGAAGATACCGTCGAGTTGGATGATGAGGCGAATtgtgaaaaagaagaagtaAATTCTAATAATTTGGAttctataataaatttaGGAGTAAAAAAGGAAGTGGCTATGGCAGCACTTAtattgaataaaaataatttacaaaaagctattgattatatattttctaatatGGATGATTTAACGGATAGTAAGTGTAATTTGATTATAAATAGTAACAAGTGTAACGATGGATTGG CTAATTATGAATTAGTAGCGTCTATTGTACACATAGGAAACAATGCCAATTCGGgtcattatatatgttatataaaggATGAATCCAA gtGGTATATTTGCAACGATAATAAAATTGGATTATGTGAAGGAAATTTAGGTAAAGATAGCGCATACATTCATTTGTATAAGAGACTTTCATAA
- a CDS encoding chromosome associated protein, putative, with protein sequence MYIKQIKLKGFRTYKNETTIDFTRGINCIVGFNGSGKSNILLAIEFILSDVCEYKQIYLHEGIGNAVRNCYVEIIFDNSEKYFSMFKESEIKIKKVLENMKCEIFVNDKNISKNQYVELLESCGLCINNLYNIIKQGQIIKLSNMKDEEILNYLKSILGAKIFEEKKKDALSMLKECDSKKDTIEKEFNEMNSKLESLQEEFENFLEYKKLEKEKVHLDYFLNEINYKNIYEETQTLKSKFQELKNKTQDEDNHLNLSNNNKSECNEKLNKMKLEISSCQNHLNKTISEDIQNKRNIVHLQMLIDEKIKEKNIKESQNKNKIKNINQINEFILRVNEKLQSLKTDIVSKEKQIENKNNEINMLLSKNKNKNTDANYSHNVKKIEKMINDINIELSFLEKETIKNEKYLKELEEESNMLKKSIKENETLSEKYGNEINELNNKSEKCVEQKRQCQQKISEGTTNLNEIKCQIIEVNDKYDEIIKSSNKEILKIVELIMAEQSIKRENILGFLIDNINVDKTYVKAVDTILENHYFTLIVEDMQTAKKIVEFIEKKKEEKTSKEFNFKEFYFGKLTIVPLLNIKKFNEFNYPNDKNIVPLIKCVNYNSKIYEFLKNILFKTIIVKSLESCENYLEDNYNCVNIDGDYLSKHGFMYGGYNKKKYGIYTVYNKLKELKEEEKKEKNNIEELNNNIEKIDDELRNIYDTKSSTVAKKNGCASTINSINNNIYSNEENIRLTSEKINYIQEKKQNLEQHKDQLKMQILQLRNNNVNPDESEKVGTTDINTLNDEVKKLKEELNKIRNEYDDFKNKLELLYQKRNENDSSIYMEEYEDVDIDEYNKELADKKDYSDKIEKEKIHYEQKIREINKEMENVKSSIDKILINEKKHKKKILDLCHQMNQMNEELRILEGKEENIRKKKVLLPQGIQELEEYRTYDKQQLSAKLKSVTMELKKYSNVNEKAGDRLNILMNDFNELKKRHEEINSSHKNIKDMIQHIGKKKDEALEATYVKINKYFSEYFSLLFKNRKASLVLKKMNEKEYKEKLQEMSEKRIKRRIIDEEVYIDKITGISINITSNDDEKMNYTIQELSGGERSIVAICLFLCLNKIDNFSFFFFDEIDAALDTIHRDNLSLLLKELAQRGTQFIITTFRKELLEYSDNMYIVKIVDRESYISKGTKNEAHEIISIEEKHAIEN encoded by the exons atgtacataaaacaaattaaattaaaaggtTTTCGAACGTACAAAAATGAAACAACAATTGATTTTACCAGAGGGATCAACTGTATAG TTGGATTTAACGGGTCAGGGAAAAGCAATATTTTACTAGCCATCGAATTTATATTAAGTGATGTATGTGAGtacaaacaaatatatttacatgaaGGTATTGGGAATGCAGTTCGCAATTGTTATGTGGAAATAATTTTTGATAATTCTGAGAAATATTTTAGTATGTTTAAAGAAAGTGAAATTAAGATAAAAAAAGTGttagaaaatatgaaatgtGAAATATTTGTTAATGATAAGAATATTAGTAAAAATCAATATGTGGAATTATTGGAAAGTTGCGGTTTgtgtattaataatttatataatataattaaacaaggacaaataataaaattaagtaATATGAAAGATGAAGAGATATTAAACTATTTAAAAAGTATATTAGGTGCTAAAATTTttgaagaaaagaaaaaagacgCCTTGTCTATGTTAAAAGAATGTGATTCTAAAAAAGATACTATTGAAAAAGAATTTAATGAAATGAATAGTAAATTAGAAAGTTTACAAGAAGAATTTGAGAACTTtttagaatataaaaaattagaaaaagaaaaagttcATTTAGATTATTTTcttaatgaaataaattataaaaatatttatgaagaAACACAAACATTAAAATCCAAATTTCAAgaattgaaaaataaaacacaaGATGAAGACAACCATTTAAAtttaagtaataataataaatcagaATGTAATGAAAAactaaataaaatgaaattagaAATTTCTTCATGTCAAAATCATCTAAATAAAACTATATCAGaagatatacaaaataaaagaaatattgtACATTTGCAAATGTTAAttgatgaaaaaattaaagaaaaaaatataaaagaatcacaaaataaaaacaaaattaaaaatattaatcaaATTAATGAATTTATTCTAAGAGTAAATGAAAAACTCCAAAGTCTCAAAACTGATATAGTTTCTAAGGAAAAACagatagaaaataaaaataacgaAATAAATATG cttttatcaaaaaataagaataaaaatacagATGCAAATTACTCCCACAATgtgaaaaaaatagaaaagatGATAAATGATATCAATATAGAGCTTTCTTTTTTGGAAAAAGAG actattaaaaatgaaaagtatTTGAAAGAATTAGAAGAGGAATCAAATATGTTAAAGAAAAGTATAAAAGAAAACGAAACGTTATCAGAAAAATATggaaatgaaataaatgaattaaacAAT AAATCTGAAAAATGTGTTGAACAAAAAAGACAATGTCAACAAAAAATATCAGAAGGGACAacaaatttaaatgaaataaaatgcCAAATTATTGAAGTTAATG ataagtacgatgaaataataaaaagttcTAATAAGGAAATTTTGAAAATTGTGGAACTTATAATGGCAGAGCAAAGCATAAAGAGAGAAAACATTTTAGGATTTTTAATAgacaatataaat gTTGATAAAACGTATGTTAAAGCTGTTGATACAATTTTGGAGAATCACTATTTTACTTTAATTGTCGAAGATATGCAAACAGCCAAAAAAATCGTTGAATTTATAGAAAAGAAGaaggaagaaaaaacaaGCAaagaatttaattttaaagaatTTTACTTTGGCAAATTAACCATAGTacctttattaaatataaaaaaatttaatgaatttaattatcctaatgataaaaatattgttcctttaataaaatgtgtaaattataatagcaaaatatatgaattcttaaaaaatattttatttaaaacgATTATTGTTAAATCGTTGGAATCTTGTGAGAATTATTTGGAAGATAATTATAACTGTGTGAATATTGATGGAGATTAT TTAAGCAAACATGGTTTTATGTACGGTgggtataataaaaaaaaatatggtatatatacagtttataataaattaaaggAATTAAAGGAAGAAGAGAAAAAAGAGaagaataatatagaagaattaaataacaatattgaaaaaattgATGACGaattaagaaatatttatgacACGAAATCAAGTACTGTAGCTAAAAAAAATGGATGTGCAAGCACAATTAattcaataaataataatatttattcaaatgaagaaaatatcaGATTGACAagtgaaaaaattaattatatacaagagaaaaaacaaaatctTGAACAACATAAAGATCAACTGAAAATGCAAATATTACAATTACGAAATAATAATGTCAATCCTGATGAATCAGAGAAAGTCGGAACAACTGATATTAATACTTTAAATGATGAagtgaaaaaattaaaagaagaattaaataaaattagaaatgaatatgatgattttaaaaacaaattggaattattatatcaaaaaagaaatgag AATGATTCGAGTATATATATGGAGGAATATGAGGACGTAGACATTGATGAATATAACAAGGAGTTGGCTGATAAAAAAGACTACAGTGAcaag attgagaaagaaaaaatacattatGAGCAAAAAATAAGGGAGAttaat aaAGAAATGGAAAATGTGAAATCTAGCATAGATAAAATTCTAATAAACGAGAAGAAACATAAGAAGAAAATTTTGGATTTATGCCATCAAATGAATCAAATGAATGAGGAACTTCGCATTTTAGa gGGAAAAGAAGagaatataagaaaaaagaaagtgTTGTTACCTCAAGGAATACAAGAATTAGAAGAATATAGAACTTATGATAAACAACAATTATCTGCAAAGTTGAAATCTGTAACAATG GAATTGAAAAAATACTCCAACGTCAATGAAAAGGCAGGAGATAGATTGAATATTCTTATGA atgattttaatgaattaaaaaaacgtcatgaagaaataaatagtTCCCACAAAAATATTAAGGATATGATACAA caTATCGGAAAGAAAAAAGATGAAGCTTTAGAAGCTACCTATGTAAAaatcaataaatatttttctgaGTATTTTTCCTTGCTTTTTAAAAATAGGAAAGCTAGTTTG gttttaaaaaaaatgaacgaAAAGGAATATAAAGAGAAATTACAAGAAATGAGTGAAAAAAGGATTAAGAGAAGAATTATTGATGAAGaag tatatattgataaaataACTGGAATATCAATAAATATTACTtcaaatgatgatgaaaaaatgaattatacgATTCAAGAATTGTCTg GTGGAGAAAGAAGTATCGTTGCTATATGTTTATTTCTATGTCTGAACAAAAttgataatttttcttttttcttttttgatgAAATTGATGCTGCTTTAGACACAATTCACAGAGATAATTTATCACTATt attaAAAGAGTTAGCTCAAAGAGGAACACAATTCATTATTACAACATTCag aaaagAGTTATTGGAATATTCcgataatatgtatatcgTTAAAATAGTAGATAGAGAGAGTTATATAAGTAAAGGAACAAAGAATGAGGCCCACGAAATTATTAGcatt gaGGAAAAACATGCCATAGAAAATTAG